A window of Lytechinus variegatus isolate NC3 chromosome 15, Lvar_3.0, whole genome shotgun sequence contains these coding sequences:
- the LOC121428599 gene encoding death domain-associated protein 6-like produces the protein MAAIRSESGQEANETTGEVIFILSDSDEEPTKPSAKNSQQTHYKFLFDEFVTCSNNLLTKIRDKATTEKIRKHLIKGFKAAREDYLSSEEFTNTVRQHLGELQKPDIKDQAIFSVVHDVVIHLKNASNKPKKSKENKTGVGDSGKHEDKLLSNGGIETDDAKTAGTDPRTNGPDESDPQGTKDVNSGILSGDIKKEVVSTRRDVDPGNIAGGSSEVAKFNDANKSSNTSVLEKPSCSKDKSEEEEKGDEDKGKKRKIRRMEKLMGRLNREIRRYSEKELSLEEMGRDDSSHMIEHKLRKRFVEAWQKWCKLKGYEAKTGRGVEKKVNFKGTRYPEINKRICKLVKGNKFPDFHDVYHVIRKTNTRDKLGIHEFDLRPLATEVFKDVGEMLSKRRINDYMCNAGYASFFDAPDDPANENPELRTRLEDNAIKGREMMDSVLEKYTLKAREVHKPGVEPEFDRTSEPEVAPDESEDDFEDGDWVEYVSDSDESQSESGAVKSPEMESKGMETCPDKADENQIEGSKKRPIERESLSDDNSKKVKLSSNDAEKTDVISNGTPQSNTEVKVAHVSKAPETMHPQGNVKAETVKPFPSKPHFDPTKNGIPSTSSCQVRLVKTNPVQLCNHKINTLQAFQNSSSKPESANSSIPTTGTSLIKPVKTQPVQLCTSRSKPAPNQPQPVSFASGSKTLACSSNNIVRTQVRKIAIPVAEVKQEIAIIKRAPVDVGSSRSASLSNNGPPRRKIAIPVAEVKQELTINTRAPVGEGSSRSASLSNNGPSRRIQLTSLDSRSQLISLSRSLPPSKVHTNGTVVTPTRIDLPVRKTNAAISATQKVGPSLSRSISVKTQNKQSNGPKAIYKEDEDGCIVIE, from the coding sequence tTTGTAACCTGCTCCAACAACCTTCTGACGAAGATCAGAGACAAAGCTACAACAGAGAAGATCAGGAAACATCTGATTAAAGGGTTCAAGGCTGCCAGAGAAGACTACCTCTCATCGGAGGAGTTCACAAATACAGTTCGACAACATCTTGGAGAACTTCAGAAGCCAGACATAAAAGACCAGGCCATCTTCTCTGTTGTGCATGATGTAGTGATCCATCTAAAAAATGCTTCCAACAAGCCTAAAAAGTCAAAAGAGAACAAAACAGGAGTGGGGGATTCAGGGAAACATGAAGATAAACTTTTGAGTAATGGGGGCATTGAGACGGACGATGCGAAGACAGCTGGGACAGATCCAAGGACTAATGGCCCAGATGAATCTGATCCACAGGGGACGAAAGATGTGAATTCTGGCATTCTATCAGGAGATATCAAGAAAGAAGTAGTTTCTACCAGGAGAGATGTTGACCCTGGCAACATAGCTGGGGGTTCTAGTGAGGTAGCAAAATTTAATGATGctaataaatcatcaaacactTCTGTCCTGGAGAAACCATCATGCAGCAAAGATAAAAGTGAAGAGGAGGAAAAAGGTGATGAAGATAAAGGAAAGAAACGCAAAATCAGGAGAATGGAAAAACTGATGGGAAGGTTAAATAGAGAGATCCGAAGGTACAGTGAGAAAGAATTGAGCCTCGAGGAAATGGGCAGAGACGATTCATCTCATATGATCGAGCATAAACTTAGAAAGAGATTTGTAGAAGCATGGCAGAAGTGGTGTAAGCTGAAAGGCTATGAGGCAAAAACAGGGCGTGGTGTAGAAAAGAAAGTAAACTTTAAGGGTACAAGGTACCCAGAAATCAACAAGAGAATCTGTAAATTAGTAAAGGGTAATAAATTTCCAGATTTCCACGATGTATACCATGTTATCAGGAAGACAAATACAAGGGATAAATTAGGGATCCATGAATTTGATCTGCGCCCGTTGGCTACCGAAGTCTTCAAAGATGTTGGTGAAATGCTGAGTAAACGTAGGATCAATGACTACATGTGCAATGCTGGGTATGCATCTTTCTTTGATGCGCCCGATGATCCTGCAAATGAGAATCCAGAATTGAGGACAAGGTTGGAAGATAATGCCATCAAGGGGAGGGAGATGATGGACAGCGTCCTGGAGAAGTATACGCTTAAGGCAAGAGAGGTGCACAAACCAGGTGTTGAACCAGAGTTTGATAGAACAAGTGAACCAGAGGTTGCACCAGATGAAAGTGAAGATGACTTTGAAGATGGTGATTGGGTTGAGTATGTTTCTGATTCAGATGAAAGCCAATCTGAATCAGGAGCAGTTAAAAGTCCAGAGATGGAATCAAAAGGGATGGAAACATGTCCAGACAAAGCAGATGAAAACCAAATTGAAGGTTCTAAGAAACGTCCCATTGAAAGGGAATCACTCTCAGATGACAATTCAAAAAAGGTAAAGCTTTCCAGCAATGACGCTGAAAAGACAGATGTAATTTCAAACGGAACACCTCAAAGCAATacagaggtaaaagtggcccATGTATCTAAGGCTCCAGAAACCATGCATCCTCAGGGAAATGTGAAAGCAGAAACAGTGAAACCTTTTCCTTCAAAGCCTCATTTTGATCCCACCAAGAACGGTATCCCATCAACCAGCTCTTGTCAGGTTAGGCTAGTGAAGACAAATCCTGTGCAACTTTGCAACCACAAGATCAACACTCTTCAAGCCTTTCAGAATTCTTCCTCCAAGCCTGAAAGCGCAAATAGCAGTATCCCAACAACAGGCACAAGCCTTATTAAGCCTGTGAAGACACAGCCAGTGCAACTTTGTACTTCCAGGAGTAAACCTGCTCCCAACCAACCACAACCAGTATCCTTTGCAAGTGGCTCAAAGACTCTGGCATGTAGCTCAAACAATATTGTAAGAACGCAAGTAAGAAAGATTGCGATTCCAGTAGCTGAAGTGAAACAAGAAATAGCAATTATCAAAAGGGCACCAGTAGATGTGGGTTCTTCAAGAAGTGCAAGTTTGTCCAACAATGGTCCACCCCGTAGAAAGATTGCGATTCCAGTAGCTGAAGTGAAACAAGAATTAACAATTAACACAAGGGCACCAGTAGGTGAGGGTTCTTCAAGAAGTGCAAGTTTGTCCAACAATGGTCCATCCCGTAGAATTCAGCTGACCTCGCTAGACTCAAGATCACAGCTGATTTCACTTTCCAGATCACTGCCTCCTAGTAAGGTGCACACTAATGGCACTGTAGTGACACCCACTCGAATTGACTTACCAGTGCGTAAAACAAATGCTGCTATCAGTGCCACTCAAAAAGTTGGTCCTTCCCTCAGTCGTTCAATTTCAGTAAAGACTCAAAACAAGCAATCAAATGGACCTAAAGCAATTTACAAGGAAGATGAGGATGGTTGTATTGTTATCGAGTAG